Below is a window of Synechococcus sp. RSCCF101 DNA.
TCTGCAGCTGGTCGAGCATGAAGAAGGTGCCGCCTGCTCCCTCAAGCGATTCAAAGCGCGAGAACACATTGGCCGGGTGGGCGACCGGCACGTAGCGGTCCAGCCACAGGCGCGTGGACACGACATCGATCGAGCCGAGCGATGCGGCAGCGCTCAGCTCGGGCACCGCCGCGCTGCAGTCCGGTGATTCAGCCAGCAGCGACCGGAGGCCTTTGGCTCCCACGGCCAGCACCACGGCGTCCACATCATCCAGGCTCTCGACTTCGTTGGTGGTCGTGTTCTTCAGCTCAACCGAGGTGATGGCCTTCGTCGCCGGGGAAACGTTCAGCCGGGTCACCAGGGTTCCTCCCAGCACCCGGAGCTGATGCTGTGCGATCAGCCTCTGGCTCAGGGGTTGAAACAGGTGTTCCGCAATGCTCTTCGATCGGATCCAGCGGACATCGAACGAGTCCTGATGGGCCAGGGCGTAGTAGTAGAGGAGCTCCATCGTCACCGCGGCTGAGAGCTCTTCGGGTGGCTTGAACAGGCCCACCAGCAGGGTTGGCCTGAGGAAATCATTGATCAGTCGTTCACTGATGCCCAGCCTGGTGAAGAGCGACTGTGCCGTCAGCGCGTCGTAGTCCTCGAAGACCTCCTCGCTCCGGTACAGATCGAGCATCGCGTAGAGAAGCCCGGCGATGGTGAGGCGATCCTGAATCGGGAGGCGCTTGAAGTGTTCGATCGTGGCCACCATCTGGCCCAGGGGACTGGGCCACTGCGGTGAGGCCCCGAACACAGGAGCAGTGGCTTCCAGCCCATCGGGAGACCAGAACGCGCTGCTGGTGAAGTCCGTGAAGATGCCGTCCAGCCCCAGTTCGTCGGTGAGGGCATTGATGTTGGGATAGT
It encodes the following:
- a CDS encoding FAD-dependent oxidoreductase, which codes for MTSSSPSHVVVIGAGWAGWGAAKALCEAGVRVTLVDGMADPTGRQPVTTASGKPFEAGTRGFWKDYPNINALTDELGLDGIFTDFTSSAFWSPDGLEATAPVFGASPQWPSPLGQMVATIEHFKRLPIQDRLTIAGLLYAMLDLYRSEEVFEDYDALTAQSLFTRLGISERLINDFLRPTLLVGLFKPPEELSAAVTMELLYYYALAHQDSFDVRWIRSKSIAEHLFQPLSQRLIAQHQLRVLGGTLVTRLNVSPATKAITSVELKNTTTNEVESLDDVDAVVLAVGAKGLRSLLAESPDCSAAVPELSAAASLGSIDVVSTRLWLDRYVPVAHPANVFSRFESLEGAGGTFFMLDQLQKGWERELWGGDEPQGSVIASDFYNTTTIATLSDEAIIDRLMHNLLPTAHPDFRAARVLDSEVRRYPGSVSLFSPGSFHKRPPLESSAETIVCAGDWVRMGEREHGAKGLCQERAYVCGLEAANSLIRRGIVSGTGTTVSAQHAVIPIRPDEPQVILGRALNKLVMDPIEALGLKLPWLDD